One genomic region from Nostoc sp. C052 encodes:
- a CDS encoding type I restriction endonuclease: MNSSQLKKTTAKASPITRKLRRRFDFTQSAMPELGVPLFKSILRKRVASRREHREASWRETMPKAGKAIAPDALTWFEVIGYTVLLEPDIALGKHQIGRSNYTKVVLYERLHSALQKINPTKPDEAIAAAIHQVTCTHGSDLLENNRRFHKFLTNGVKVEYLYNEEIVHDFVCLIDTSNLLNNDWLAIHPLTIVEGSYTHCPDVVVFINGLPLAVIASIQLSDEQATFKEGYQRIQTYCQQIPKLFDYNTFLVVTYGNRARIGTLTSDWQEFLPWRTIDGEDFPAKGATELEVLIQGIFDKRRLLEQVLHLIVFEENGSSISKKLLRRPFCTTQYPKKSLSLHQG, translated from the coding sequence ATGAATTCATCACAGCTAAAAAAAACAACTGCCAAAGCGAGTCCTATTACAAGAAAGCTTCGCCGACGTTTTGATTTCACACAATCTGCGATGCCTGAGTTGGGCGTACCCCTATTCAAAAGCATTCTACGCAAACGCGTAGCATCCCGCAGGGAACACAGAGAAGCGTCTTGGAGAGAAACGATGCCGAAGGCAGGCAAAGCCATCGCACCAGATGCGCTTACCTGGTTCGAGGTTATTGGCTATACAGTTTTATTAGAGCCAGATATTGCTTTGGGTAAACATCAGATAGGGCGCAGTAATTATACTAAGGTGGTTTTGTATGAGCGCCTTCATAGTGCTTTGCAGAAAATTAACCCGACAAAACCGGATGAGGCGATCGCCGCAGCTATCCATCAGGTTACTTGTACTCATGGTTCCGACTTACTGGAAAATAACCGTCGCTTTCACAAATTCTTGACCAATGGTGTGAAAGTTGAATACCTGTATAACGAAGAAATAGTTCATGACTTTGTGTGCCTCATTGATACGTCTAATCTACTAAACAATGATTGGCTAGCTATTCATCCCTTGACTATAGTTGAGGGGAGTTATACTCACTGTCCTGATGTAGTTGTGTTTATCAACGGTTTACCCTTGGCAGTTATTGCCTCGATTCAGCTAAGTGATGAACAGGCGACTTTCAAAGAAGGTTATCAGCGAATTCAGACCTATTGTCAACAAATACCAAAGCTGTTTGACTACAATACATTCCTAGTTGTTACTTATGGAAATCGGGCACGAATCGGTACATTAACCTCAGACTGGCAGGAGTTTTTACCCTGGCGCACCATTGATGGAGAAGATTTTCCTGCCAAGGGCGCAACTGAACTAGAAGTGCTGATTCAAGGCATTTTTGACAAACGGCGTTTGCTAGAGCAAGTGTTGCACTTGATAGTGTTTGAGGAGAACGGAAGCAGTATTAGTAAAAAATTGCTTCGCCGACCTTTTTGTACTACACAGTACCCCAAAAAATCTTTATCTTTGCACCAAGGCTAG
- the nifN gene encoding nitrogenase iron-molybdenum cofactor biosynthesis protein NifN, translating into MAIISVTSTSVAVNPLKQSQTMGAVLAFLGLKGIMPLLHGSQGCTALTKAVLVQHFRQTIPLSSTAMTEVATILGGEERVEQAILTLVQRSKPEIIGLCSTGLVETRGDDMGRFVKEIRHRHPELDYLPIVLVSTPDFKGTLQDGFAGAVESIVREIPQKGSKQDPCPTQITILASSAFTPGDVQEIKEIVTSFGLEPIVVPDLSGSLDGHIEDYSSAITANGTNAAQLRSIGSSVFTLALGDSMRGAAQILEQRFNIPYEVFSELTGLTAVDKFLQALVDISGVSVPKKYRRQRRQLQYVMLENHFYFGCKRVALALEPDLLWSTVAFLRSLGVEIHAAVTTTRFPLLEKLPIKSVTIGDLEDFEQLAVGSDLLITNSHGVAIAQRLKIPLYRQGIPIFDRLDHSQFTKVGYRGTMQFLFDIGNLFLEQETRGKH; encoded by the coding sequence ATGGCGATTATTAGCGTTACGAGTACATCAGTTGCAGTTAATCCCCTGAAGCAAAGCCAAACTATGGGTGCAGTTTTAGCCTTTTTAGGATTGAAGGGAATCATGCCTTTATTACACGGTTCTCAAGGCTGCACTGCTTTGACTAAGGCAGTATTAGTACAACATTTCCGTCAGACGATTCCTCTTTCCAGTACAGCAATGACCGAAGTTGCAACCATTTTGGGTGGCGAGGAAAGAGTTGAACAAGCAATCTTGACTTTGGTGCAGAGATCCAAACCAGAAATTATCGGTCTTTGTAGCACTGGACTTGTGGAGACCAGAGGCGATGATATGGGACGCTTTGTGAAGGAGATTCGCCACCGTCACCCAGAACTAGATTATTTACCAATTGTGCTTGTCTCTACACCGGATTTCAAAGGTACATTACAGGATGGCTTTGCCGGTGCAGTTGAGAGTATAGTTAGGGAAATTCCCCAAAAAGGCTCCAAGCAAGACCCTTGTCCCACACAAATCACTATTTTGGCGAGTTCTGCCTTCACACCAGGGGATGTACAGGAAATCAAAGAGATTGTCACCTCTTTTGGACTTGAACCTATTGTTGTACCTGACCTTTCTGGCTCATTAGATGGTCATATAGAAGATTATTCTAGTGCCATTACAGCTAATGGCACAAATGCAGCACAATTACGCTCAATTGGCAGTTCTGTATTCACTTTGGCGCTAGGTGATAGTATGCGAGGTGCAGCACAAATTTTGGAGCAGAGATTCAATATACCCTATGAGGTATTTAGTGAATTGACGGGACTAACAGCAGTAGATAAATTCCTACAAGCATTGGTGGATATCAGTGGTGTCAGCGTACCGAAGAAATACCGCCGTCAACGCCGTCAGTTGCAATATGTGATGTTGGAGAATCATTTTTACTTTGGGTGCAAGCGAGTTGCTTTGGCGCTGGAACCAGATTTACTTTGGTCAACGGTTGCTTTTTTGCGATCGCTAGGGGTTGAGATTCATGCAGCAGTAACAACGACACGCTTTCCTCTGTTAGAAAAACTACCGATTAAGAGCGTCACTATCGGCGATTTGGAAGACTTTGAGCAATTGGCGGTTGGGTCTGATTTACTAATTACCAACTCTCATGGAGTGGCGATCGCTCAACGCTTGAAAATTCCTCTCTACCGTCAAGGAATTCCCATTTTTGACCGCTTAGATCACAGTCAATTTACCAAAGTTGGCTATCGAGGTACTATGCAGTTTTTGTTTGACATTGGCAATCTGTTTTTAGAGCAGGAAACAAGGGGTAAGCATTAA
- the nifE gene encoding nitrogenase iron-molybdenum cofactor biosynthesis protein NifE encodes MNPTPEKINDSFSESNSEDTRQQQKLHKKKSSIQLPQPGTTQGSCAFDSAMITLVPITDAAHVVHGPSGCAASIWGSYSSLSSGSMLYKIRFSSDIDENDIIFGGAKKLYKGILELARRYKPTAVFVYSTCITALIGDDIEGVCKNAIENTGIPTIPVHCPGFIGNQNLGNRVAGEALLEHVIGTAEPDTSTPYDINLIGEHNIAGAIWNVLPLLEKLGIRVLAKITGDAAYKEVCYAHRAKLNVLLSSKSLINMAKSMEKKYGIPYIEESIYGIESINQCLKNIAVKLGKSDLQERTEKLIVEETAEIDEKLSMYITRLQGKRIILSIGSFKSWLIIFAVKKLEMEVIAILTKDNTDEDKIRVKSLLGKDGIILEQNSPEEILQIINSNLADMLITDKRYQDTSLTARIPFLDINTERNHPYAGYVGILEVARELYAAFYNPVWEQVCQLAPWEVGVESAGNSQQEEI; translated from the coding sequence ATGAATCCTACCCCAGAAAAAATCAACGATTCATTCAGTGAGTCAAATTCCGAAGATACTCGTCAACAGCAGAAACTGCATAAAAAAAAGTCCTCCATACAATTACCCCAACCTGGAACTACTCAAGGGAGTTGTGCTTTTGATAGTGCAATGATTACCCTAGTACCAATCACCGATGCTGCTCATGTAGTTCACGGGCCAAGCGGCTGTGCTGCCAGTATTTGGGGAAGTTACAGTAGTCTTTCTTCTGGTTCGATGCTGTACAAAATACGTTTTAGCAGCGACATCGATGAGAACGATATCATCTTCGGTGGAGCCAAAAAGCTGTACAAAGGCATTTTAGAATTAGCAAGACGCTACAAACCGACGGCGGTATTTGTTTACTCCACTTGCATCACCGCCCTGATTGGAGATGATATCGAAGGAGTTTGCAAAAATGCCATCGAAAACACAGGAATACCCACTATCCCTGTACATTGCCCTGGATTCATTGGGAACCAAAATTTGGGCAATCGTGTTGCTGGTGAAGCGTTGCTAGAACACGTTATTGGAACAGCCGAGCCAGACACTAGTACACCTTATGACATCAACCTAATTGGTGAACATAATATCGCAGGTGCAATATGGAATGTTCTACCGTTATTGGAGAAATTAGGTATCAGAGTTTTGGCAAAAATTACAGGGGATGCTGCCTACAAAGAAGTTTGCTATGCCCATCGTGCCAAACTTAACGTGCTGCTCTCCTCTAAATCACTAATTAACATGGCAAAAAGCATGGAGAAAAAATATGGTATCCCCTATATTGAAGAGTCTATTTATGGTATAGAGTCAATCAACCAATGTTTAAAGAATATTGCTGTAAAGTTAGGTAAATCTGATTTGCAGGAACGTACAGAAAAGCTAATTGTAGAAGAAACTGCTGAAATAGATGAAAAACTCAGTATGTATATCACCCGATTGCAAGGTAAACGTATTATCCTTTCTATTGGAAGTTTCAAGAGTTGGTTGATTATCTTTGCTGTTAAGAAATTGGAGATGGAAGTTATTGCTATCCTTACTAAGGATAATACTGATGAAGATAAAATTAGAGTCAAAAGTTTGTTGGGTAAAGATGGCATAATTCTAGAGCAAAATAGTCCTGAAGAAATCCTACAGATAATTAACTCTAATCTTGCTGATATGTTAATTACTGATAAGCGCTATCAAGACACTTCTCTCACAGCTAGGATTCCATTTTTAGATATTAATACTGAACGCAACCATCCCTATGCAGGCTATGTAGGAATCTTAGAGGTAGCACGAGAATTGTATGCCGCTTTTTACAATCCTGTATGGGAACAAGTATGCCAGCTAGCCCCGTGGGAAGTAGGAGTAGAGTCAGCAGGAAATTCTCAACAGGAGGAAATTTGA
- the nifH gene encoding nitrogenase iron protein → MSDERIRQIAFYGKGGIGKSTTSQNTLAAMAEVGKRILIVGCDPKADSTRLILHCKAQTTVLHLAAERGAVEDIELEEVVITGFRNIRCVESGGPEPGVGCAGRGIITAINFLEENGAYSDVDFVSYDVLGDVVCGGFAMPIREGKAQEIYIVTSGEMMAMFAANNIARGVLKYAHTGGVRLGGLICNSRKTDREDELISTLAARLSTQMIHFVPRDNIVQHAELRRMTVNEYAPDSNQANEYRTLADKIINNTNLAVPTPIEMDELEDLLIEFGILESEENAAKLISQADAAKKQEDAEGEALEALKKGNVEIVSGSDKK, encoded by the coding sequence ATGTCCGACGAAAGAATTAGACAGATTGCTTTTTACGGTAAAGGTGGTATTGGTAAATCTACCACTTCTCAAAACACCCTAGCTGCAATGGCAGAAGTGGGTAAACGCATCTTGATTGTCGGATGTGACCCGAAAGCTGACTCCACTCGTTTGATTTTGCACTGTAAAGCTCAAACTACTGTGCTGCATTTAGCTGCTGAACGGGGCGCTGTGGAAGATATTGAACTCGAAGAAGTTGTAATCACGGGTTTCCGCAATATCAGATGCGTAGAATCAGGCGGGCCAGAACCTGGCGTAGGTTGTGCCGGTCGGGGTATCATCACCGCCATTAACTTCCTTGAAGAAAACGGCGCTTATTCAGATGTAGATTTCGTATCTTACGATGTATTGGGCGACGTTGTATGTGGTGGTTTTGCGATGCCAATTCGTGAAGGTAAAGCCCAAGAAATCTACATTGTTACCTCTGGTGAAATGATGGCGATGTTTGCAGCTAACAACATTGCTCGTGGCGTTCTCAAATATGCTCACACTGGTGGTGTACGTCTGGGTGGACTGATTTGTAACAGCCGCAAAACTGACCGAGAAGATGAACTGATTAGCACCCTTGCAGCTAGATTAAGTACTCAGATGATTCACTTCGTCCCCCGTGACAATATCGTACAACACGCCGAATTGCGTCGGATGACTGTAAACGAGTACGCACCCGACAGTAACCAAGCTAATGAATATCGCACACTAGCAGACAAGATTATCAACAATACAAATCTCGCCGTTCCCACACCCATCGAAATGGATGAGTTAGAAGATTTGTTGATTGAATTCGGTATCCTTGAAAGTGAAGAAAATGCTGCGAAACTAATTAGCCAAGCAGATGCTGCTAAGAAGCAAGAAGATGCTGAAGGTGAAGCATTAGAAGCACTAAAAAAAGGAAATGTAGAAATAGTTTCTGGTAGCGATAAGAAGTAA